A single region of the Halorussus gelatinilyticus genome encodes:
- the hutI gene encoding imidazolonepropionase: MTLTAVVYDAAEIVTLEPDEENAERASSEGETPADETANLGVYEDAAVAIEDGEVARVGPSGPVTREFPPENAAYAVDATGKSVIPGFVDPHTHALFAGDRSDEFEAKLRGKSYQEILSEGGGILRTVRATREAGDEQLLDDLLSHLDAMLAHGTTTVEIKSGYGLDTETELRMLEVIDRADDRHAVDVVPTFMGAHAVPEGRETDDYVAEVVNDQIPAVESQDIAEFCDVFCEEGVFDVEQSRRVLEAGKDAGLTPKVHAEELAHIGGTQLAADIGATSADHLLHSTEGDIAALVENDVVPVLLPGTAFGLGAAYADARAFLDAGADVAIATDFNPNCYSQSMGFATSLSCVEMGMTPAESLRAATTNAAGALDLPESVGTLHEGAPGDLAILDAPSYVHVPYNFGVNAVDTVLKGGEVVHRG, translated from the coding sequence ATGACGCTCACGGCAGTCGTCTACGACGCCGCCGAAATCGTCACGCTCGAACCGGACGAGGAGAACGCTGAGCGCGCGAGTAGCGAGGGGGAGACACCCGCGGACGAGACCGCGAACCTCGGCGTCTACGAAGACGCCGCCGTCGCCATCGAAGACGGCGAGGTCGCGCGAGTCGGTCCCTCGGGACCCGTGACCCGCGAGTTCCCGCCGGAGAACGCGGCATACGCGGTGGACGCGACCGGCAAGTCGGTGATTCCGGGGTTCGTGGACCCGCACACCCACGCGCTGTTCGCGGGCGACCGCTCGGACGAGTTCGAGGCCAAACTGCGCGGCAAGTCCTATCAGGAGATTTTGTCGGAGGGCGGCGGCATCCTCCGAACCGTCAGGGCGACCCGCGAGGCCGGCGACGAGCAACTGCTCGACGATCTCCTCTCGCACCTCGACGCGATGCTGGCCCACGGGACGACGACGGTGGAGATAAAGTCGGGGTACGGACTCGACACCGAGACCGAACTCCGGATGCTGGAGGTCATCGACCGGGCGGACGACCGCCACGCCGTGGACGTGGTCCCGACGTTCATGGGCGCTCACGCGGTGCCCGAGGGCCGGGAGACCGACGACTACGTGGCGGAGGTCGTGAACGACCAGATTCCGGCGGTAGAGTCCCAGGACATCGCGGAGTTCTGCGACGTGTTCTGCGAGGAAGGCGTCTTCGACGTCGAGCAGTCCCGCCGCGTCTTGGAGGCCGGGAAGGACGCCGGACTGACGCCGAAGGTTCACGCCGAGGAGTTGGCTCACATCGGCGGGACCCAGTTGGCGGCGGATATCGGGGCCACCAGCGCCGACCACCTGCTCCACTCGACCGAGGGGGACATCGCGGCGCTCGTGGAGAACGACGTGGTGCCGGTCCTGCTGCCCGGCACCGCCTTCGGTCTCGGGGCGGCGTACGCCGACGCGCGGGCCTTCCTCGACGCGGGCGCGGACGTGGCGATTGCGACCGACTTCAACCCGAACTGCTACAGCCAGAGCATGGGCTTCGCAACGTCGCTATCCTGCGTCGAGATGGGGATGACGCCCGCAGAGTCCCTTCGCGCCGCGACGACGAACGCGGCCGGCGCGCTCGACCTGCCCGAATCGGTCGGCACCCTGCACGAGGGCGCACCCGGCGATTTGGCGATTCTCGACGCGCCGAGCTACGTCCACGTCCCGTACAACTTCGGCGTGAACGCGGTCGATACCGTCCTGAAGGGCGGGGAGGTGGTCCACCGTGGGTGA
- the hutG gene encoding formimidoylglutamase, with translation MTDCRHTFDWMGPSNDLHDEQFGHVVELASIDDADRFDAVLVGEPFDRAVIGRTGASEGPAALRQHLAGTKTHHFDAGPVGSVADLGDVTLGDSDPDEQSVADLQARVRTVAERVHDTDAFPVFLGGDNSMTYPNAAPLLDDGSLGVINFDAHLDVREVREDRGPTSGTPYRQLYDEGLDAYACVGARHFETSTDYAEYVRERGGEVVTAEEVGDDEVEAIDRALDAMEDVDRLYVSVDLDVLDASAAPGVSAPTPGGVSSRELFRMLRLAGAEDRLAGFEVVECAPALESGTANLTATAGARAVAHLLSARPSGESSDATDGHSSAGGRR, from the coding sequence ATGACCGACTGCAGACACACCTTCGACTGGATGGGACCCTCGAACGACCTACACGACGAACAGTTCGGCCACGTGGTCGAACTCGCGAGTATCGACGACGCCGACCGCTTCGACGCCGTGCTGGTCGGCGAACCGTTCGACCGGGCGGTCATCGGCCGGACGGGCGCGAGCGAGGGGCCGGCGGCGCTCCGCCAGCACCTCGCGGGAACCAAGACCCACCACTTCGACGCCGGGCCGGTGGGTTCCGTGGCCGACCTCGGCGACGTAACCTTAGGCGACAGCGATCCAGACGAGCAATCGGTCGCCGACCTCCAAGCCCGCGTCCGGACGGTCGCCGAGCGCGTCCACGACACCGACGCCTTCCCCGTCTTCCTCGGGGGCGACAACTCGATGACCTACCCGAACGCCGCGCCACTGCTGGACGACGGGTCGCTCGGCGTCATCAACTTCGACGCGCACCTCGACGTGCGGGAGGTCCGAGAGGACCGCGGCCCGACCAGCGGGACGCCCTATCGCCAACTCTACGACGAGGGGTTGGACGCCTACGCCTGCGTCGGTGCGCGCCACTTCGAGACCTCGACCGACTACGCCGAGTACGTCCGCGAGCGGGGCGGCGAGGTCGTCACGGCCGAGGAGGTCGGCGACGACGAGGTGGAGGCCATCGACCGCGCGCTGGACGCGATGGAGGACGTGGACCGACTCTACGTCAGCGTCGATTTGGACGTGTTGGACGCCTCGGCCGCGCCCGGCGTGAGCGCGCCGACTCCCGGCGGCGTCTCCTCGCGCGAGTTGTTCCGGATGCTCCGCCTCGCGGGTGCCGAGGACCGCCTCGCCGGGTTCGAGGTCGTGGAGTGCGCCCCCGCGCTGGAGTCGGGCACGGCGAACCTGACCGCGACCGCGGGGGCGCGCGCCGTCGCCCACCTGCTGAGCGCCCGGCCGAGCGGAGAGTCGAGCGACGCGACCGACGGACACTCCTCGGCGGGAGGGCGACGATGA
- the hutU gene encoding urocanate hydratase produces the protein MSEGQSERSDEERGDAEQASEAAASGAEWSVGEPSDQWQEYRGAPTGTDIECEGWRQEAALRMLNNNLDPEVAEKPEELVVYGGTGRAARSWDAYDAILAELRELDDDETLLVQSGKPVGRFQTHEKAPRVLIANSNLVGKWDDWDHFHELEAKGLIMYGQMTAGSWAYIGTQGIIQGTYETLAELSEQHYPDDRGLEGKIVVTGGLGGMGGAQPLAVTMNHGVCIAAEVDEARIDRRIETGYCQEKTDDLDEAIEKAKEAAESGEAYSVGVHVNAADMLEGMLERGFVPDVVTDQTSAHDELEGYYPSGYTVAEADELRDEDPERYVEESLDTMERHVRGILDMQEEGAVAFEYGNNIRGQVQDHRDVADAFDYPGFVPAYIRPLFCRGKGPFRWAALSGDPEDIRRTDEAVKELFPEKDHLHRWIDLAQERVEFQGLPSRVCWLGYQAGDDEDSLTERARFALRINDLVAEGEISAPVVVTRDHLDAGSVASPNRETEAMKDGSDAVADWPILNALLNCAAGADIVSVHDGGGVGIGNALHANNHVVLDGSDLAEEKARRVFTTDPGMGVVRHADAGYDEAIAEADESNVAVPMRDRE, from the coding sequence ATGAGCGAAGGCCAATCGGAACGGTCCGACGAAGAACGCGGCGACGCCGAGCAGGCCAGCGAGGCGGCCGCGTCGGGGGCCGAGTGGAGCGTCGGCGAACCGAGCGACCAGTGGCAGGAGTATCGGGGCGCGCCGACCGGCACCGACATCGAGTGCGAGGGGTGGCGCCAAGAGGCCGCGCTCCGGATGCTGAACAACAACCTCGACCCGGAGGTCGCCGAGAAGCCCGAGGAACTGGTGGTGTACGGCGGCACCGGGCGGGCGGCCCGGTCGTGGGACGCCTACGACGCGATTCTGGCCGAGTTGCGCGAGTTGGACGACGACGAGACCCTGCTCGTCCAGTCCGGCAAGCCGGTGGGTCGGTTTCAGACCCACGAGAAGGCTCCCCGCGTCCTCATCGCCAACTCGAATCTGGTCGGCAAGTGGGACGACTGGGACCACTTCCACGAACTGGAAGCGAAGGGTCTCATCATGTACGGCCAGATGACCGCGGGGTCGTGGGCCTACATCGGCACGCAGGGCATCATTCAGGGCACCTACGAGACCCTCGCCGAGTTGAGCGAACAGCACTACCCGGACGACCGAGGTCTCGAAGGCAAAATCGTCGTCACGGGGGGTCTCGGCGGGATGGGCGGCGCCCAACCCCTCGCGGTCACGATGAACCACGGCGTCTGCATCGCCGCGGAGGTGGACGAAGCCCGCATCGACCGCCGCATCGAGACGGGGTACTGTCAGGAGAAGACCGACGACTTGGACGAGGCCATCGAGAAGGCGAAGGAGGCCGCCGAGAGCGGCGAAGCCTACTCCGTCGGCGTCCACGTGAACGCCGCCGACATGCTGGAGGGGATGCTCGAACGCGGCTTCGTCCCCGACGTCGTGACCGACCAGACCAGCGCCCACGACGAACTGGAGGGCTACTACCCGTCGGGCTACACCGTCGCGGAGGCCGACGAGTTACGCGACGAGGACCCCGAGCGATACGTCGAGGAGAGCCTCGACACGATGGAGCGCCACGTGCGGGGTATCCTCGACATGCAGGAGGAGGGAGCCGTCGCCTTCGAGTACGGCAACAACATCCGCGGGCAGGTACAGGACCACCGCGACGTAGCGGACGCCTTCGACTACCCCGGCTTCGTCCCGGCCTACATCCGACCGCTGTTCTGCCGCGGGAAGGGACCCTTCCGGTGGGCCGCGCTCTCGGGCGACCCCGAGGACATCCGCCGAACCGACGAGGCGGTCAAGGAACTGTTCCCCGAGAAGGACCACCTCCACCGCTGGATAGACCTCGCTCAGGAGCGGGTCGAGTTTCAGGGCCTCCCGTCGCGGGTCTGCTGGTTGGGGTATCAGGCCGGAGACGATGAAGACAGTTTGACGGAGCGCGCCCGGTTCGCGCTCCGAATCAACGACCTCGTGGCCGAGGGCGAGATTTCGGCCCCGGTGGTCGTCACCCGCGACCACTTGGACGCCGGGAGCGTCGCCAGCCCCAACCGCGAGACGGAAGCGATGAAGGACGGCTCCGACGCCGTCGCCGACTGGCCGATTCTGAACGCCCTGTTGAACTGCGCGGCCGGGGCCGACATCGTGTCGGTCCACGACGGCGGCGGGGTCGGCATCGGCAACGCGCTCCACGCGAACAACCACGTCGTGCTGGACGGGTCGGACCTCGCCGAGGAGAAGGCCCGAAGGGTCTTCACCACTGACCCCGGAATGGGCGTCGTTCGCCACGCGGACGCCGGCTACGACGAGGCTATCGCAGAGGCCGACGAATCGAACGTCGCGGTACCGATGCGGGACCGAGAATGA
- a CDS encoding helix-turn-helix domain-containing protein, with protein sequence MHEAVLGIEHPGAYAAATAGTDTTVELWCNDHCDLLHVGGSGAADVVAHVEAAVGVRERIADGDERLLITDECLKARDEDPIEETLAEHDCLLVPPLRYAEGRKWCRVLALDSANLTAFYRDVAADFSVVVDSKREVASVRADRPLLTFDSALPDLSPRQRDALVTAVEMGYYRIPRGATTAEIATELGVERRTFEEHLRRAENKLLRAFADAL encoded by the coding sequence ATGCACGAAGCGGTCCTCGGAATCGAACACCCCGGCGCGTACGCGGCGGCCACCGCGGGCACCGACACGACGGTCGAACTCTGGTGCAACGACCACTGCGACCTCCTGCACGTCGGCGGGTCGGGGGCCGCGGACGTGGTCGCGCACGTCGAGGCCGCGGTCGGCGTCCGCGAGCGAATCGCCGACGGCGACGAGCGGTTGCTCATTACCGACGAGTGCCTGAAGGCGCGCGACGAAGACCCCATCGAGGAGACGCTCGCGGAACACGACTGCCTGCTCGTGCCGCCGCTCCGGTACGCCGAGGGCCGCAAGTGGTGTCGCGTGCTGGCGCTCGACTCGGCGAACCTGACCGCGTTCTACCGCGACGTGGCCGCCGACTTCTCGGTCGTCGTGGACTCGAAGCGCGAGGTGGCGTCGGTCCGGGCCGACCGACCGCTCCTCACCTTCGATTCGGCCCTGCCGGACCTCTCGCCGCGCCAGCGCGACGCGCTCGTGACCGCCGTCGAGATGGGGTACTACCGAATTCCCCGCGGCGCGACCACGGCCGAGATCGCGACCGAGTTGGGCGTCGAGCGCCGCACCTTCGAGGAACACCTGCGGCGGGCCGAGAACAAACTCCTGCGGGCGTTCGCCGACGCGCTCTGA
- a CDS encoding mechanosensitive ion channel family protein yields MTRFVLQTDFSNLSLDGYLDLLWDFAVAVAVFVALYVVGRRVVLPIAERALATQRIQEAVTAALVKVVHVGTFLAALRLALDVAGYGYLLSIPPTVVAALTVAVGFASRDIAANLVGGVFIVTDPEFNIGDWIRWQDKEGVIEDISFRVTRVRTFDNELLTVPNSQLATNAVVNAVAKSPRRISHTFHVGDDADLGEVASILVEEAKANANVLDRPTPTVRVVELDNGRAGVQARYWIDKPSREAFVTIRSNYLQRVNRRLNEAGIDLPQNW; encoded by the coding sequence GTGACGCGGTTCGTCCTGCAAACCGACTTCTCGAACCTCTCGCTCGACGGTTACCTCGACCTCCTCTGGGACTTCGCGGTGGCCGTCGCCGTGTTCGTCGCGCTGTACGTCGTCGGGCGGCGAGTCGTCCTCCCGATAGCCGAACGCGCGCTCGCCACCCAGCGAATTCAGGAGGCGGTCACCGCCGCGCTCGTGAAAGTCGTCCACGTCGGGACGTTCCTCGCGGCGCTCCGGCTCGCGCTCGACGTCGCCGGCTACGGCTACCTGCTGTCGATTCCGCCGACCGTCGTCGCCGCGCTGACGGTCGCCGTCGGCTTCGCCAGTCGGGATATCGCCGCGAACCTCGTCGGCGGCGTCTTCATCGTGACCGACCCCGAGTTCAACATCGGCGACTGGATTCGCTGGCAGGACAAGGAGGGCGTCATCGAGGACATCAGCTTTCGCGTGACGCGCGTCCGGACCTTCGACAACGAACTGCTGACGGTGCCGAACTCGCAGTTGGCCACCAACGCGGTCGTCAACGCCGTCGCCAAGTCGCCCCGACGCATCTCTCACACGTTCCACGTCGGCGACGACGCCGACCTCGGCGAGGTGGCGTCCATCCTCGTCGAGGAGGCGAAGGCCAACGCGAACGTCCTCGACCGACCGACGCCGACGGTCCGCGTCGTGGAACTGGACAACGGTCGGGCCGGCGTGCAGGCCCGCTACTGGATAGACAAGCCCTCGCGGGAGGCGTTCGTCACCATCCGGTCGAACTACCTCCAGCGCGTGAATCGGCGGTTGAACGAGGCGGGCATCGACCTACCGCAGAACTGGTGA
- a CDS encoding ribbon-helix-helix protein, CopG family, with translation MGNKNKTISFRVNEDSFETLREIAEERDISLSAVFRDYVDTLVAHDGRVQVVPETELGEETDGTEFPPKVEVPKSFIREHERLELEAEHLREQLQEYKQYANRLQEEVEESDDVEEVVHLEELDDELDTDDTYRLG, from the coding sequence ATGGGTAACAAGAACAAGACTATCTCGTTCCGGGTCAACGAGGACTCCTTCGAGACGTTGCGGGAGATCGCCGAGGAGCGAGACATCTCGCTGTCGGCGGTGTTCCGCGACTACGTGGACACCCTCGTCGCCCACGACGGCCGGGTGCAGGTCGTCCCCGAGACCGAACTCGGCGAGGAGACCGACGGCACCGAGTTCCCGCCGAAGGTCGAGGTACCCAAGAGCTTCATCCGTGAACACGAACGCCTCGAACTCGAAGCCGAACACCTCCGCGAGCAGTTGCAGGAGTACAAGCAGTACGCCAATCGGTTGCAGGAGGAAGTCGAGGAGAGCGACGACGTGGAGGAGGTCGTCCACCTCGAAGAGTTAGACGACGAGCTAGACACCGACGACACCTACCGACTCGGGTAG
- a CDS encoding DUF5814 domain-containing protein — MAVTDKIYVKNHRQIGSQLETNIPKGAFKGATLDMLFQGDNLAQLDDTTQERVLDFAEDFLDCDCQSNPYCGCPERKFMRYLLRLREQGMGPEAIVDVMTDDYMVYAYPGDVLSFLDDSVRTLEAVEELASVEGDGEMESKARRKKESLSG, encoded by the coding sequence GTGGCCGTCACCGACAAAATCTACGTCAAGAACCATCGGCAAATCGGGTCCCAACTGGAGACCAACATCCCGAAGGGCGCGTTCAAGGGCGCGACGCTCGACATGCTGTTTCAGGGCGACAACCTCGCGCAACTGGACGACACGACCCAAGAGCGGGTGCTGGATTTCGCGGAGGACTTTCTGGACTGCGACTGCCAGAGCAACCCCTACTGCGGGTGTCCCGAGCGGAAGTTCATGCGCTACCTGCTCCGTCTGCGCGAGCAGGGGATGGGACCCGAGGCCATCGTGGACGTGATGACCGACGACTACATGGTGTACGCCTACCCCGGCGACGTGCTGTCGTTCCTCGACGACTCGGTGCGGACGCTCGAAGCCGTCGAGGAGCTAGCGAGCGTGGAAGGCGACGGCGAGATGGAGTCGAAGGCGCGCCGGAAGAAAGAGAGCCTGTCCGGATAA
- a CDS encoding SOS response-associated peptidase, translating into MCGRTSLFADPELVRERFDADPVRPLEPRYNVSPGQSHPVVRNDDPDAIRFPTWGLVPEWSDDSPSSGHVNARSETLTEKPSFREAFAERRCLVLADGFYDWKPTPTGKQPYRIEREDREPFAFAGLWEPRSEGAASSATDDAAPDGGTTNGGRTGDAATFTIVTTEPNAVVEEVHHRMPVMLSPGEERQWLETDSTDALADLLDPYPAEEMHAYPVSSAVNDPKNDAPELLEEVAAEEDVQTGLDEF; encoded by the coding sequence ATGTGCGGGAGAACGTCGCTGTTCGCCGACCCGGAACTGGTCCGCGAGCGATTCGACGCCGACCCGGTGCGACCGCTGGAACCCCGATACAACGTTTCGCCGGGCCAATCCCACCCCGTCGTCCGGAACGACGACCCCGACGCCATCCGGTTCCCGACGTGGGGGTTGGTGCCGGAGTGGAGCGACGATTCGCCGTCGTCGGGCCACGTCAACGCCCGGAGCGAGACGCTGACCGAGAAGCCGAGCTTCCGCGAGGCGTTCGCCGAGCGGCGGTGTCTCGTCCTCGCGGACGGCTTCTACGACTGGAAGCCGACGCCGACCGGGAAACAGCCCTACCGAATCGAGCGCGAGGACCGCGAACCGTTCGCGTTCGCGGGCCTCTGGGAACCCCGGAGCGAGGGCGCGGCGTCGTCCGCAACGGACGACGCCGCGCCGGACGGCGGCACGACGAACGGCGGTCGGACGGGCGACGCCGCGACCTTCACCATCGTCACCACCGAACCGAACGCGGTGGTCGAGGAAGTCCACCACCGGATGCCGGTGATGCTCTCGCCGGGCGAGGAACGCCAGTGGCTCGAAACCGACTCGACGGACGCGCTCGCCGACCTGCTGGACCCGTACCCCGCCGAGGAGATGCACGCCTACCCGGTCTCGTCGGCGGTCAACGACCCGAAGAACGACGCTCCCGAACTCCTCGAAGAAGTCGCGGCCGAAGAAGACGTACAGACGGGACTCGACGAGTTCTGA
- a CDS encoding CBS domain-containing protein, whose translation MRSFTVGRAFGIPIKLDLTFLLVLPVFAWLIGSQVGTLVESLNLLFGTELNSAALTAGNLELALGAVAAIGLFVGVVLHELGHSLVAMRFGFPIDSITLWIFGGIARLTETPEEWKQELLIAVAGPAVSLALGVVSYLALFVTPTEFQSAQFVLGYLALINVTLAIFNLLPGFPMDGGRVLRALLARNRSFADATQTAAEVGKIFAILLGLFGLFGGNWLLIGIAFFIYIGATSEAQQTVMNAAFEDVRVRDVMTAADDLKTVTPDTTVADLMETMFRQRHTGYPVVERGELVGMVTLDDARQVSDVEREAYTVRDVMSDELKTIPASDDAMSAFEKIQQHGIGRLLVIDADGELAGLVSRTDLMTAFDIIQKSGRADRITPTEQPVRETEQPSR comes from the coding sequence ATGAGAAGTTTCACGGTCGGGCGAGCGTTCGGCATTCCGATAAAACTCGACCTGACGTTCCTGCTCGTTCTGCCGGTGTTCGCGTGGCTCATCGGCTCTCAGGTGGGGACGCTGGTCGAAAGTCTCAATTTGCTCTTCGGCACCGAGCTGAACAGTGCGGCGCTCACAGCGGGCAATCTGGAACTAGCACTCGGCGCTGTCGCGGCAATCGGGCTGTTCGTCGGGGTCGTCCTGCACGAACTCGGCCACTCGCTGGTCGCCATGCGCTTTGGCTTCCCCATCGACTCCATTACGCTGTGGATTTTCGGCGGCATCGCGCGCCTGACCGAGACCCCCGAGGAGTGGAAGCAGGAACTGCTCATCGCCGTCGCCGGTCCCGCGGTCAGTCTCGCGCTCGGCGTCGTCTCGTACCTCGCGCTGTTCGTGACGCCGACCGAGTTCCAGTCGGCCCAGTTCGTCCTCGGTTATCTCGCGCTCATCAACGTCACGCTGGCGATATTCAACCTCCTACCGGGCTTCCCGATGGACGGCGGGCGGGTCCTGCGCGCGCTGCTCGCCCGCAACCGGTCGTTCGCCGACGCGACCCAGACCGCCGCGGAGGTCGGTAAAATCTTCGCCATCCTGCTGGGCCTGTTCGGGCTGTTCGGCGGGAACTGGCTGCTCATCGGTATCGCCTTCTTCATCTACATCGGCGCGACCAGCGAGGCCCAACAGACCGTCATGAACGCGGCGTTCGAGGACGTTCGCGTTCGAGACGTGATGACGGCCGCCGACGACCTGAAGACGGTCACGCCCGACACCACGGTCGCCGACCTGATGGAGACGATGTTCCGCCAGCGCCACACCGGCTACCCGGTCGTGGAGCGCGGCGAGTTGGTCGGGATGGTGACGCTGGACGACGCCCGGCAGGTCTCGGACGTGGAGCGGGAGGCCTACACGGTCCGGGACGTGATGTCCGACGAACTGAAGACGATTCCGGCCTCCGACGACGCGATGAGCGCGTTCGAGAAGATCCAGCAACACGGCATCGGTCGCCTGCTGGTCATCGACGCCGACGGCGAACTCGCCGGACTGGTCTCCCGGACCGACCTGATGACCGCCTTCGACATCATCCAGAAGAGCGGCCGGGCCGACCGCATCACGCCGACCGAACAGCCCGTGCGCGAGACCGAACAGCCCTCCCGATAA
- a CDS encoding RNA-guided endonuclease InsQ/TnpB family protein, producing MADTEYCRRTAVTGLSVSPTDAARLRELVEAWKRGCQLAVNEAWGVCHTRSEVQQLAYDRLREETDLGSQHAVLATHRAAEAIKRARQRDGDKPEFTTPTVAFDTRTMTVFDDHTVSLTTTGERVRCDLKLSDDGYQSQYLDDDEWEPAKSTLHYRDGEFTFHLGFRTPRPDIDAPTEGATVLGVDLGVDNLAVTSTAEFFDAGELNHRREEFENVRASLEATGTRSATRTLRQAGERTDRSVRQRLHEVANGIVAEAEEYDCQLIAFGELSEAAELLPEADRYHEWLFERLLSFVEYRAAEAGIAVVEVNPEYTSQRCMECGFTHPQNRNLEENQFECLKCEASAHDDYNAAKNIAFRCVRRGPLSSRGLGAAACALQSGLVTPDDGFTPYAELSEAPRSD from the coding sequence GTGGCAGACACCGAATATTGCAGACGAACAGCAGTCACCGGACTCTCCGTGTCTCCGACGGACGCCGCACGGCTCCGCGAGTTGGTCGAAGCCTGGAAGCGCGGGTGCCAACTCGCGGTCAACGAGGCGTGGGGTGTCTGTCACACGAGAAGCGAAGTCCAACAGCTCGCGTACGACCGCCTGCGCGAGGAGACCGACCTCGGAAGTCAGCACGCGGTGTTGGCGACCCACCGAGCCGCCGAGGCCATCAAGCGCGCTCGCCAGCGCGACGGGGACAAGCCCGAGTTCACCACTCCGACCGTCGCGTTCGACACCAGGACGATGACGGTGTTCGACGACCACACCGTCAGTCTCACGACCACCGGCGAGCGCGTCCGGTGCGACCTGAAGCTCTCCGACGACGGCTATCAGTCCCAGTATCTCGACGACGACGAATGGGAACCCGCCAAGAGCACTCTCCACTACCGCGACGGCGAGTTCACCTTCCATCTGGGCTTCCGGACGCCCCGGCCCGACATCGACGCGCCGACGGAGGGCGCGACGGTCCTCGGCGTCGATCTGGGCGTCGATAACCTCGCCGTCACCAGCACCGCGGAGTTCTTCGACGCAGGCGAACTGAACCACCGCCGCGAGGAGTTCGAGAACGTGCGGGCCTCGCTCGAAGCCACCGGCACCCGGAGTGCGACCCGCACGCTCCGTCAGGCGGGCGAACGCACCGACCGCTCGGTCCGCCAGCGACTCCACGAAGTCGCCAACGGCATCGTCGCCGAGGCCGAGGAGTACGACTGCCAGCTAATCGCGTTCGGCGAACTGAGCGAGGCCGCGGAACTGCTCCCGGAGGCCGACCGGTACCACGAGTGGCTCTTCGAGCGACTCCTCTCGTTCGTGGAGTACCGCGCCGCCGAAGCGGGCATCGCGGTCGTGGAGGTCAATCCGGAGTACACCAGCCAGCGGTGCATGGAATGCGGTTTCACCCACCCGCAGAACCGGAACCTGGAGGAAAACCAGTTCGAGTGTCTGAAGTGCGAGGCGTCGGCCCACGACGACTACAACGCCGCCAAGAACATCGCGTTCCGGTGCGTGCGGCGCGGTCCGCTCTCGTCTCGGGGTCTCGGCGCGGCGGCGTGTGCCCTCCAGTCGGGGCTGGTGACGCCCGACGACGGGTTCACGCCCTATGCAGAGCTTTCGGAAGCTCCGCGGTCGGATTAG
- a CDS encoding cupin domain-containing protein has protein sequence MSQRPKPLIRRSDDIEYEDVGAADGMSKGVLIDESRGAPNFAIRRFELDPGASVPEHTNEVEHEQYVLSGEYVVGIDDEEYTVSEGDSLLIPAGVVHWYRNEGDEPGAFICAVPNGDDEIELVEEGPKS, from the coding sequence ATGAGTCAGCGACCGAAGCCACTGATTCGCCGGAGCGACGACATCGAGTACGAAGACGTTGGCGCGGCCGACGGAATGTCCAAGGGTGTCCTGATAGACGAGAGCCGCGGCGCGCCGAACTTCGCCATCCGGCGATTCGAACTCGACCCCGGCGCGTCCGTGCCCGAACACACCAACGAGGTCGAACACGAGCAGTACGTCCTGTCCGGCGAGTACGTCGTGGGCATCGACGACGAAGAGTACACCGTCAGCGAAGGCGACTCGCTGTTGATTCCGGCGGGCGTCGTCCACTGGTACCGCAACGAGGGCGACGAACCGGGCGCGTTCATCTGTGCCGTACCGAACGGCGACGACGAGATAGAACTGGTAGAAGAAGGGCCGAAGTCGTAG